The genomic stretch CTGCCAGGATTCTGCACGAGTGCGCGGACTCTGGAGGTAGTGGAGGACCATCAGCACCAGCGTGTAGCTGCTCAGTGTTCCTTTGCTGGCATCATTGATTTGCTGGTGGCAGGCCCACTTCTTCACAACAAGGATCATAGGTCTTACTCTGGGATCAGCTGAGAAAACATGTAGATTAAACCAACTCACATCTTCACTTCACATAATCAGATTTGAGAACAAATGACCCTGCTATGTCTACCTACCTTGGGCGTAACTCCTCAACAGGAATGTATTTCTGATCCCCACCGTGTTGTTGATGTTCAGATCAAACTCCAGGTCACTGTGGAGTTCAGGATTATCTCAGTGGTCATAGGGAGCAATTTATGTTCATACAGagtcaattttactttttttttttaataaatgtgagcCTCCTACCTGCCTTTCTCCTTAAACTTCAGAATCGGCACTTTTGCACGTATCAGAGAAGTCCCTTCCACATATGCTAGAAATTAAAGGTTAAACTGTTGAGATCAACTGAGAAAACAGCTCCACCTAGTGGAGACTAAATAATCTCACAACATGGATCGATACTGTAAAACAATCCTGTCCTTTTTTCTGTGAGATAAAACAAACACGATTATAGATCCAGGGAAACGTAAGAATGTGTATTATCAAGCAAATATTTACAGGACCAGAAAGGCAACCAAAGGAGCCAATTGATCTACTGATGGTGACCTGACCCTGTTCTGCATTATCCCACAGAACCGTTGTTGACCCATTTATTGACACAGCTGGGATCTATACAGACAATGATTCCTGATGTTGTGGTTATTATTGTATCagatgaataaacaaatacaaagttgCCACAATCAAATATGGAAAACATGCTATAAAGATGAATTGAGAGCAGCAAAAGGATCTTCTTTTACTTACAGAGTGTTCTGAAAAGCTTTCTTAGGCGAGAGAGGACAGAGAGCGGCTCATGCTTTTTCtgagagacaaaaaagaaagttttcaaatgatttAATCAAtccctttatttatatagtactTTGCATCAACATGCTGTCGAAAGAAAAATTAGTATATAAACATTAGCTgacacaaaaaaagtcagattatataataaataataaaaaaagacaaaaaaatagaaaataaaggaaattctgTGGCTAAAATAGGAATATTTGATCGGATGAACTAACTCACATCTCCGTTAATGACCAGACACAGATCTGCATCGCTGCTGCGGCAGCCCAGACCATTCATAGATGACCCAGTCAAGTAAAGCCGTGCCGCTGAAAGAGACACTTGATAAGAATCTTagcttttccttaaaaaaaataaaaaaaagtcaggtcTTGCTAATTACCTGAAAAGATGCTCTGTATGTCTTCCTGCAGCTGAGCTCGAAATATCTCCTTGCGTTCTAAATCTCCAGGCTGCTGCTGGCATGCCTCAAACAGCTCCACCATCTGTCGACTTAACTGGAAGCAGAAACACACGCTAAACCAACTACATCTGCaacaaaacatttatcattttaagttaaattagCTGCAGATTAACATACATGATCTCTGGCATATGTCTGAAGCTCGTTGTAGCTTTCTGGCACACTTTGGCCCTGATGAGGAGTAGAGACAGGTCTACTGGGTCCAAAACGATCAAAACTAGAAAGCGGTGTCGAAGGCGCTGCCACAGCTTGATGTGGAAGACTGCTCGGTGGGGGGGTCCAGTTTGAAACGGGTGAAGCTGTGGCATGGGAGGGAGGACCAACACGTTGGCGCTTCACAAGATGAGGGCTGCTGTTGATATTCGGCCTCCTGGAGGAACCGATGATGGAGGCAACTTTATTAACAAAGCACATTTTACACGTAAAAACAATACTTTATACATGTTGTAACCAGGGAGGACAATGAACAACTGTTCAGATATTCAAAAAGGATCAAGGTTTATACATCTGAAATGCCAGTATTTTCTGacatgaattttatttatttagaaaggaAAATCATCCACTATCATAATTAGAGGCCcaacaaaacatacaaataatCAAACGCTTCGGAAGGTAAAGCATTAGATATTATCCCCTCATAATGAACAGATTGAAAGTTATATATACTTGCGGCTGTAGTTCAAAGCTGGTTTGCGTGGAGGGGCGACGATGGGAGCAAAGTGGGGAGGCGGGGTCCATACATAAGGAGGAAGCCTCTGTTGTTCAAGGACATGGAAGCCTCTGAAAACACATGTGGAGATGTTACTGTTGAGAACATTGTGGGGTTCAGTAACGAAAAGTATCATGTTTATATTTCTGATGTTCCTTTGAAGGTACATTTTATGAATGGTTCATAGGTTCAGAATGCTAAACAACTTTAATAAATCATCAAGGAGAATGGTCAATTCTACCAGGTCATCATTTGGAGATGTCTATCTAGAATAGCAAATCTTCTATTTACTGAGAGGAAAATACTTGTTTGGATTTGTAAGTAGAAACCCTACAGTGGAGGACTAAAACaatatgtaatttattttgtacacTTGAAGAAAAGCGTTTTAAAACTGCAACCTAAGAGTAACCAGTACAATTAAAAGTCTATTTAGATGAAGTGTAACCACAAGAATACTAAGCATCTTAAAAGTATGCAGAAGTACAGgaacaaaagttattttcaaaacaagttGAAAATATCTAGAATACAGGATGGTTCCCCATTCCTTAAGTGGAAAACTCTCCCAATGGAACTAGTAGAATCTTAAGATTCCTTAAAATAAGTTGTGATGTCCTGCCTTTTTAAAGCGAAATAAGATGTCAAAATTAGCTAGATTTTGGTATATTATTTTGGCAATTTAAGATAAATCTGTCTTAAACTCACAAGTAAATTTATGTTAACTTTGAAGCTTTTGCcctactgtttttaaaatgcatttgtgcTGAGTTTTGAGTTGATTAAATCATTTGAGTTTCCTGAGGATAAgaaagtttattgaaaaaaaataccaaccaaataaacattttgtttaaaaaataccatgcaaagtttcaaaaaatgtttcatttgagaTCTTGCTTAAAGGGTGATTTTTTCCCCAGACAAAAATGATAATTCAATAATTATTTCCTCATAAAGAGTCAACATAGATTTGTTAGTTTTGTCTTAAATCAAATGTGTGAACTAGACCCAATTACTTGgtgagattttttatttttgtatacaCTTCTCTGCCTATAATATTTGAGcatctttttttctaagtttcttggacaatcaattaaaatagtcgtcatttaaaaaataaaacctcaggggatgtgaaaactaaaataaaaatcatgatAAGACCTATGAAACATAAATACaacttcatattttttgcaTAGTCGGACAATTATTAAAAGTTTGTAGCCCCGCCACAGCTGCGGTGAACTTACCTATTAGCATCTCCGATGCTCAGGGGGCTGTAATCATACGGAACGGGAACCTGCGTCCGGGGGTACGGGCCGTTTCTGTGGGGTGGTGGTGCCCCGTTTCTATGAAACATAGTGCCGCTCTACAGGGTGCTTCAACATCCGTTTCGCTGAAGttcctaaaacattaaaactcaaGTGTCACAACTGGCGGAGGTTTACAGCGAGGCTTTCTCGGGAAAGAGAAACTCACCTGATGTAGCAGCAAGCTAACGGTTACGAGATGGCTAGCTAGTCattcaccaaaaacataataaaacaaacccGACAGTTGTTGGTATTGGCCTTTAAAATAGGTAAACTACTATAAGAATGTTTCATAAATGGTATAATTTTCAATTTGTAAAAAACGCGCGCAATTATAAACACCAAACAGCGTGGGGGATGTAAACAAAACTGTAACAGATCCCTCCGCGTGAACTTCCGCGTTAGTTTGTGACGTaatcaaactcaatttaaaGTGACCGCGTGCTTATTATCATTAAAGGGATatacaatctttaaaaaaaagattacaaattctctttgaaaaatctttaaatatttgtgtttttatgtttgaagtGCACATAgaatatttttcatataaaacccgagaaaatatgaattaaaatgtaGGTCCTCTAATAAGAAGTAATACTGTAAACAAttttatctttacattttttgttcataattatatgtttttttatttaataatggGACTTTTCCCGACTATTTTCCCTTATATGTAAAATGTGTTGCCAAAATTTtgagtaattaaaaaataactaatatcaCATGTTTTAATCAGACAATAAGATATTGTTTGTATCTTACAAGCAATTGCATGTTTagggagataaaaaaaattgccttaATTGACTGTGCTTAAGATATATTTGTTTAGATAATATCTTGGAggacaatgaaaatgtgttatatttGAATAACTACTGTAGATCAGATTAGCTTTGTAAAAGAAATCTATGGCAACAATCAGTTCATCTTGAATTCTGCTGGTAggcctttttttcttaaaataaaatctaaaaagctCATAATAACGATCCTGCACAAACGCAACTTGGAaccataattattattaaaatacatgtgtttttatatttattgacaGTGgcttgaaaaacatgtttttattatgattattattattcataatgatTCAGAGTCCCCTTTCCTCCCAGAAATAAGTTAttttgcaacaacaaaaaaaacgcaTCAAGCGGTCCCTTGAGCACCGAGTGACGTCACTGCGGAGGACGACACTCGTCACGTGGGCAGCTCATGAACTGAGTAGGAGGGAGGCGAACGCGTCCTCCAGATGTGGGGAATTTGATGGGGCTGGGGTGAGAACGTCAGATCAATAACCCAAACACTGCAGGATGGCATTAAACATTTGACTGCTGCTGCAGGGGAATTGCGTTAACTTGTGTTGCAGAACCACAAAGACAGAGCACTTTGCCAGGAGACGGGGAGTTTGTGCAGTGGCTGCAGACTggagcagaaaagaaaagtggGGGTGTAGCCTGTGAGCCTACGATAATAGGCTAAGAGGGAGAGAGGGAAAGACGTGGACAGTGATGCTGCGCGTTATCTTCCCACTAAATGAGGGTTGTCTTTCCCAGTTCAGGCAGCAGGGCTCCTCCGCCCAACCAGCGAGAATCTGGAATTTAagcgacagcagcagcagggcgtCTGTCTGCTGGACTCCCGTCATCCGCGCCTCCGCAGCTCCGtcggagaaggaggagaagactCGATCGCAGTGCCATGTGCAGAACGACACGGATCCGTGAATTCATGCGGTGACAGACGAGCTGGAATGGAGCGCTTCTCCACAAATTCCTGCAGACGCGCCGCCTGTGAAACGTTGGGGCTTCTGGTGTAGACCCGACAACCCTTCACGCGCAGCAGCCAACCGCAAAGATCCGAAtagcaagcaaaaaaaacataaacggGGGGATCTGTAGTCAGGTGTCAGCTTTCACCTCAACCACGACAATGGGGTAAGTGTTTCAGTACTGTCTGCGTTTTCTCTCAAAATCAGTGCTGAATCTGTGCGTAAAATGGATCCATCTGAAGTATTTTAAAGCTTCCATGAACAGATTGGCTGAAGTGTGGTGTCACCTCAAGGCCTCTACGTGCTGTGAAACAAAACTAATCATTTCCAATAAGacagaggatttttttaatcttatttttttttcatttagaaaatataattattatttcttcCTGGATagaaagaaacaacacaaaaatggaCCATATTTTTCATAGTAAGCAAAAATGAAGGTGCAGAAGTTCATccaacttttcttttatcttcaaatcttttaaatgtttttgcttgtaCAAGTTTGATTCATTATTAGAACACTCAAAAAACTGCAGCATAGCTTTGGGTGCTGCTCAAACACATTATGTAACTCCCACAGCATCATCATTTTTCCAATTGTTCTCCTGCTCCAATGTTGGACAGATAAAAGTCAGAAGTGTAGGAATGTGAGGAAAGCTTCAAACTATGGCAGCATAAAGTGAAAACTACCTTTTCACATCCTGAACCACAGCTAAGTGAATCTTAGCCTCTCAGTGCACATGCACTCATTTGCATGTTCCCCGTCCCTGAGCTCAGCGGTCCGTGTCCCCCATCAACCCTGCCGTTCATTAACGCCTGTCCCCTGCAGTTCATTGTGATTAATTACCCAGTGGGAGGTTAACAATATGGCACGAGGTTGGTGTGATTTCAAGGCATCGGCCAAAACTCCCGCTTGAACTCTTGACAATACACTGGAGGCTGCCCAGTCACCCACTCTGTCCTGCTTCAGTGTGGGCAGCCCACTGTTCAACCATCCGACTCAGCATCAGGCTCTGCCATATTGGTGACTAAGTTACTGTTATGTAACAAACTCAATGACTCAATTGATCCACTGTGgaatttttctaaactttagtTCAGTGTCCTTTGCTGCGACCAGTGTGTGTGATGATGCTGGAACATGTGCAGGTGAGATCGGTGCAAATGGGTCCTCTGGCTACACTGGTACGAGCAGATGGAGTCATGTTTCACTTCCGGCCTTTTGGCTCAACACCAAGCTCTCATTTTAATGCCACAGAGGATAACTGTGGTGTTCGAGAAGACCTGGAGATGCCTATCAACACCCCCACGGTTTGTTTCTACATCCTCTTGCAAATGTAGTCCGTACACAGTTTGCATCTTTCCCACCTCCTCTTTTCTCAACTGAGTGTGTGCAAATGCAACTCCAGTCAGCCAACAACTTTTCTCACTAGTGACCTCTCtccactttaaataaaacctgtttCATAATCTTCACGGTTGAGTTAATGGAAATCTTTGGAAATGAGAGCAGGCGAGAGAGGGAAGCAATGGAAGAAACGGAGATCTCAGGAGAAAGACAGTTTTATTACATGTCTGCATCACTTTTGGGTGtttgcaaaaaagaagaagaagaagaagaagcccagCTGTGTAGATAAAGGGGAAACACTGGAGTAGAAAATGGAACTGCGCCCTCTGAAGTATAAAAGAGGGCGCTTGTGCAGGCTGTACAGTTATGCTGCGAATCTGAACTGCGTTCACATCTGTGCATGAATTCCCAGAAGCACAAAAGGAAACTATAGGCTGCACCTTTTGCCGttcatatgtgtgtgtttgtgtcataGCTAAACGGCAGTCTTTTCACTGGAAAGGTCAGCCTTGTTATCAGCTGGGGCCTTTATGTGTGGCTCTGGGATGTTTTCCCTGCGTGGATATCTCTTAGCTCAAAGCGTCAAGCATGtcgactaaaataaaaactccaaatctGCTGTCAAAGTCAGAATCAGAGATAACCTGTTTGTGGAAAACACTAGAACTGTTTTTGCACAATCTTAGCTGATATTCAGTAGTTTTGCCATAAATAAGCCTTCATTTAcaggaaaaagatggaaatttccatcacctaaaaaaaaaaaaaaaaaaaaatcacttttctgAGGAACCTGCTTCcaaagtttatatttatttgtaggGGAGTTTGAGAAAATTGATTTGGTgatgtatcgcaatatatcatttggcgatacttgtattgatttaaaatgggatatttaattatttgtccTTCAGCATTTTACTTTTGTCTTCCACATTAACGACTGACAGCTAGTAGGCAGCACAGCACAGcacactttgagcagctctacagcacaccagaacaacaagatctcacaagaaccagctaaatgttcagtctcagtggttcagtcagcctcacGGTTTTGTTGTTATAAGATaagtactacttagtttttttctaagtcatactctagaaaaaagtgaaaaatttcTCTGATACAATCttgtgatatgtatcatgtGTCGAGATACAGATTATTGCCAACACACACCCCTATCTATTTGTATTTAGATAAAGAATCATAGCATtctttgtaattattattttttttttatataaagtttcaactgtttgaaaatgtaatagATTACACTGTCCATTTTCAAAAGTTGTTTCCCATCAGAAGTCCTCTGCTAAAAGGGACCTCATCAAGAACAATATGTTCTTTATTTGGACAAAACAACAGTCAAGAACtattaatatataattatatgTAATCATTGAGGTGTATGTTGCCTAAGCAGTTTTCCTGTCGCGGTTAATTATATATTGGCTGCTTAGGGGGgtgcaaaataacaaaaacaataataaatatatataataaccCAACAACCTATCTCCCAGCTTCCCTGAAAAAAACGTCCCTTCAGTTTTCCTCAAAGATCTCCGTGGTGTTCCTCAGACTGAAGGAGCACTTCGCCATGCTCCTTATAATTGGCTGTAGCACACTGATGCAGCTCGGAGCATCCCACTCCCTTCGACGTTTTCCTCCCAGAAGATGGGTGGATTCATCAGCGCTTCAACTTCTCCCACATTTATCACCTCCTCCACACTTTCCTCAGctcctttctttcttccttcaCTTCTTCACTCCTCTCTTTATGGCTTTCCCTCTCGGTTGTATTACTCATCTTCCTTCACCTGCATCACGCTTGCGTGATCACCTCCCCGTCCTGTTTCCCCCTCGTTTTACGTCTTATTCACTTATTTCTGTTTCCTGTAATAAGTTTTAATGGGAGTCAGCAGATTGTTGGTGTAACTTCATCCATGCAGTTCAGATAGTAAAAGCTGTGTAAGATTTTAGGTCAATCCAGAATCAAATGGAGATTTTCAACAATAAGCCTTTTTTTTGACTCTTGAAATCAGCAGCCTTTTTCAGATTCAATCACAGTCATTTCAGCTCCATTTTAGCTCCTCCAAATTGTGCTTCTCAGACTGCTTTTTTTCACTGGTGGGTGTTATTTTGGAACAAAGCTCTTTGGCACATGTATTCATGTAAAATACAAGCTCTAGAACCTTTCTGTGTGTTGGGAAAGCAACAAGAATAGCAGAAATTTAgctccatcatgataaaaagtTATCAAGCGTCCGGACAGGCATGTTTGTGTGATGTGTGCTAGGAGGGTTGAAATGACTCATAGTGCCGCTACTTACACTGCTGTCGATGATTATGATAATTCGCACGCAGCCCTCTCTACAAGCCGCTTTGTGGAGCAACATTAATCATCCCAGACTCACTCTGACTTGTTTTACCCCATCATTCTCCTTTTTCTTGGCGTCTTAACGTACCTCTCTgtgtctccatgtcttcatgGCTTCTTGTTCTTTCCCAGTTGTGGCTAATCACACACACAGGAGGGGTGCTgctgttgaattttaatattcatttataCAGCAAGTCTTTGATGTCCCCCATCACCCCCACAGTGCGGCGTAAGCACTTCTCTATCTCGTGTTCTGCCAGCTCTGCCAGCCCAGAATATCTCCCTCAGCACCCTGCGCTTTCCGTgcgtgcgtgcatgtgtgtctaCTGGAGATATTACCCATGAAACCCCAACAATGCTGCAATATATGAAGGGGAAAAGAAACCTATGGAACGTGGAGATGAAAGCAGAGACAAATCACATCATCAGCTAGTCCTAATCACTGGTTTGTGTAGCTTGTAGGTCAATGCAGAATTAATCCATTAAGATTGGTCTCCATCATCACACATGAGCTACatagaaacacattttgattcacaaatctaattgttttaaatgtttatgcgTGGTATTCTTTGGCTTATGAGAAAGCTGTAGCTCGGTGGGGTGTGTCTACAGTACTTAACCATGACCTACTGTCTATATTTAGCCCTAAACCCCTTCCTTTCTCCCCCTGTCCCCCTGTGTGACCCTCATTGAGAGCTGCAGGCATTCCCATATCTGAGCAGAGACGGTGCTGCCTTGTAGAGGTGCAGAGTTGCTGTCGGCGACCAGCGTTCTGATAGTCTTTCGGTCAAAAGTAAACGCACAAGAGGACGCTCAAGCTGCAATGGGAGTGCTTAGATAGCTGGCAATGACTGTATCTGTGGTCTCAAAGTGACTTCTTTATTGTGGTGCAACCATGCAAGATGGGGAGTTGGTCATAACGTTGCCAGGGCGATCTGACTCTCCTGTGGGCGACAGGGGTTTCCTCGCAGGTGGTGGAGTTGGTGAAACACTGGTGCTACGCCACAAAGAAGTTCACCACTTCTTCTTTGTTCCCTTCAGGGAGCAGCCCATCTACAGCACGCGAGCCCATGTCTTCCAGATCGACCCCAACACCAAGAAGAACTGGCTGCCCACAAGCAAGCACGCCGTCACCGTCTCCTACTTCTACGACAGCACGCGCAATGTCTACCGCATCATCAGTTTGGACGGTACCAAGGTAAGAAAAGACCACTAGATCAGAAGACTGGATCAAGTTGAAGGTTTTTGTCTAGTTTGAAGAGTAACAGCATGTAGTATAGTGTTATTGTAAGTGTTGTTTAAAAACAGGaactttgctttaaaatattgaCTCCTGCGCAATTCTGTCTTGGAAcaatatttaaatcattttgaggTCCGTACACCAACTGGCCAATGGCGACTCCTTGATTCTTTCTCTCCTGCAGTCATTCTTACTGCAGATTTTATTGTGCTCTTGGTGCCACAAAACCTAATTTCCTTTAGCGTTAGTATTTGACTCTTGAGTACTCTGGTATATCACTGACTGAGGCTGCAAAATGAGGTCGTCTTGATGTTtgacatttagttttttagggtttgattaaaaaaaactaattaatcgcaaacaataataataataataataataataataatactattAGCCCtatatgtagtttttacagcatttttttaaatcttcttcattcatttttgaatATTAGCTTTTGctactttcatatttttgtgtccCATATGCTCCAAAAAtctttcaaacatttgttcTATTAATATAGTTAATTCTCAGTCTAATGTTGGGATTTTAGTTTGATCATCATaacatttgatcatttctaGTCTGCTCAGGAATCCATTTATGTCCTGGAGAATGGTAGAAATAACTGATCACTAAAATGTGTAACAAACACTCAACCACCTCAGCTGTCTTTCCTAAAGCATGAACAGACACAGCATTACATTACACAACGCTccatgctaatattttaattaagaatTACATGAGGTGGTTTCACTCTTTAAATTTGACTCTTGCaaatgaatttgtgttttttgttttttaaattaaatctgttgctgaaacaaaaataaaccgtACTTTCTGCACAACAGCTTaagacttttgtttctttttgaagatattaaaattgtctttaaaaagaaaaaaggatatTCCAAAGGACTTAAATAACTTAGGGTGTAAATAGCATTTTGAAAGATAAATTCTGTTACTTGAAGTTGGTACAGAAGTTAAATGTTCTTTTACCCCAGAATTGCCTgtaatcttaaaaatgttttgcaaatcAGGAAGAAAATGTTCTGCCGTGTTTCTAAGTAACAAATACAGTGAGTTTTTCTTGACGTTTGGCATGGGAACATGCTCTCACCTTGTCTGAATACCACCAAAACCACAGAAAATTTGTGAAATTTTAATACCTGACCTTTGTGTGACGAATGACTGGTAGACggaaaagaaaagcacaagtATGAAGCTGCAACTGGAAttatttcttcataaaaatCCAGTAAGAGTCAACCAAAGAGGTCAAACACTTAAAAACGTAGTTTAGTATTTCATGCAATAAAATGTTCCGTTTTTCTCTCTACAGCCAGAAATTGTTACACACAAAGAAAACCTCACAGTGCCTAATAAGACACACTAAATGGGTTTCTCTTGCAGGCAATAATCAACAGCACCATAAGTCCCAACATGACCTTCACAAAAACCTCGCAGAAGTTTGGCCAGTGGGCAGACAGTCGAGCAAACACCGTCTACGGGCTGGGATTCTCCACCGAGCATCACCTGTCCAAGGTAACGTTATCCACTCAAACCCTATACGCTGCACATGATAACTTAGTTCA from Oryzias melastigma strain HK-1 linkage group LG9, ASM292280v2, whole genome shotgun sequence encodes the following:
- the tent2 gene encoding poly(A) RNA polymerase GLD2, which encodes MFHRNGAPPPHRNGPYPRTQVPVPYDYSPLSIGDANRGFHVLEQQRLPPYVWTPPPHFAPIVAPPRKPALNYSRKRPNINSSPHLVKRQRVGPPSHATASPVSNWTPPPSSLPHQAVAAPSTPLSSFDRFGPSRPVSTPHQGQSVPESYNELQTYARDHLSRQMVELFEACQQQPGDLERKEIFRAQLQEDIQSIFSAARLYLTGSSMNGLGCRSSDADLCLVINGDKKHEPLSVLSRLRKLFRTLSYVEGTSLIRAKVPILKFKEKGSDLEFDLNINNTVGIRNTFLLRSYAQADPRVRPMILVVKKWACHQQINDASKGTLSSYTLVLMVLHYLQTLRDPVLPSLQRDHPDCFSPCMDINLVPEGSKHVPPYNSTNQSSLGELLLGFLRYYASEFSWDKQVISVREATALPKTNAQEWRKKFICVEEPFERNNVARAVHEKLKFDAIRAQFVLSSRKLHGRKDLNSILPLRAIINKEASRR